One window of the Bacillaceae bacterium S4-13-56 genome contains the following:
- the lysS gene encoding lysine--tRNA ligase: MTEELNEHIKVRREKLKALMENGQDPFGTKFDRTHLSSDLKKTYGELDKEALEQKNVESTIAGRIMTKRGKGKAGFAHIQDLSGQIQIYVRQDSVGEEAYEIFNSADLGDIVGVTGTVFKTKVGELSIKATKFTLLTKSLRPLPEKFHGLKDVEQRYRQRYLDLITNPSSRETFVSRSKIIQSMRRYLDGVGYLEVETPMMHSIAGGATARPFVTHHNALDMTLYMRIAIELHLKRLIVGGLEKVYEIGRVFRNEGVSTRHNPEFTMLELYGAYLDFHDIMELTENLIAYISKEVLGTTTVTYGDYQVDLEPKWKRVHMVDAIKEQTGVDFWEHMSDERAKELAKEHRIEIKDTMTFGHIVNEFFEQKIEETLIQPTFIYGHPVEISPLAKMNKEDSRFTDRFELFIVGREHANAFSELNDPIDQRERFEAQMKEKEQGNDEAHEMDEDFLESLEYGMPPTGGLGIGIDRLVMLLTNSPSIRDVLLFPQMRHR; the protein is encoded by the coding sequence ATGACGGAAGAATTAAATGAACATATAAAGGTGCGTCGTGAAAAACTGAAGGCTTTGATGGAGAATGGACAAGATCCATTTGGTACAAAGTTTGATCGAACACACTTATCTAGTGATCTAAAAAAAACTTATGGGGAATTAGATAAAGAAGCATTAGAGCAAAAAAATGTTGAATCAACAATAGCCGGTAGAATCATGACGAAAAGAGGAAAAGGGAAAGCGGGATTTGCTCATATTCAAGATCTATCTGGTCAAATTCAAATTTATGTTAGACAAGATTCCGTTGGTGAAGAGGCCTATGAAATTTTTAATTCTGCTGATTTAGGAGATATTGTAGGTGTAACAGGAACAGTCTTTAAGACAAAAGTAGGGGAACTATCTATTAAAGCTACTAAATTTACACTTCTTACAAAATCTTTGCGCCCTCTTCCTGAAAAATTCCATGGATTAAAGGATGTTGAGCAACGATATCGTCAACGCTATTTAGATTTAATTACGAATCCTTCTAGTAGAGAAACCTTTGTTTCTCGAAGCAAAATCATTCAGTCTATGAGACGTTATTTAGATGGAGTTGGATATCTAGAAGTAGAAACTCCAATGATGCACTCTATAGCTGGAGGAGCAACTGCTCGTCCTTTTGTTACCCATCACAATGCCCTAGATATGACTCTTTATATGAGAATTGCTATTGAGTTACATCTGAAACGTTTAATTGTTGGTGGGCTTGAAAAGGTATACGAAATTGGGCGAGTATTCCGTAATGAGGGAGTTTCCACACGTCATAATCCTGAGTTTACCATGCTAGAGCTATATGGTGCATATTTAGATTTCCATGATATTATGGAGCTTACTGAAAATTTAATTGCTTATATCTCAAAAGAGGTTTTGGGAACTACTACTGTAACTTACGGTGATTATCAAGTGGACTTAGAACCAAAGTGGAAAAGAGTTCATATGGTAGATGCAATTAAAGAACAAACAGGAGTAGACTTCTGGGAGCATATGTCAGATGAAAGAGCTAAGGAATTAGCAAAAGAGCATAGGATTGAGATTAAGGATACTATGACATTTGGTCATATCGTAAACGAATTTTTTGAACAAAAGATCGAAGAAACCTTAATTCAACCTACTTTCATTTATGGCCATCCAGTTGAAATCTCTCCACTGGCAAAAATGAATAAGGAAGATAGTAGATTTACAGATCGATTTGAATTATTTATTGTTGGTCGTGAGCACGCGAATGCATTCTCTGAATTAAATGACCCTATTGACCAACGTGAGCGTTTTGAAGCACAGATGAAGGAAAAAGAACAAGGAAATGATGAAGCTCATGAAATGGACGAGGACTTTTTAGAATCTCTCGAGTACGGTATGCCTCCAACTGGGGGACTTGGGATTGGAATTGATCGTTTGGTTATGCTTTTAACAAATTCACCATCAATTAGAGATGTATTACTGTTCCCTCAGATGAGACACAGATAA